Proteins encoded together in one Onychomys torridus chromosome 1, mOncTor1.1, whole genome shotgun sequence window:
- the Rhog gene encoding rho-related GTP-binding protein RhoG: MQSIKCVVVGDGAVGKTCLLICYTTNAFPKEYIPTVFDNYSAQSAVDGRTVNLNLWDTAGQEEYDRLRTLSYPQTNVFVICFSIASPPSYENVRHKWHPEVCHHCPDVPILLVGTKKDLRAQPDTLRRLKEQGQAPITPQQGQALAKQIHAVRYLECSALQQDGVKEVFAEAVRAVLNPTPIKRGRSCVLL; this comes from the coding sequence ATGCAGAGCATcaagtgtgtggtggtgggtgaTGGGGCTGTGGGCAAGACATGCCTTCTCATCTGCTATACGACTAATGCCTTCCCCAAGGAATACATCCCCACGGTGTTCGACAATTACAGCGCCCAGAGTGCAGTTGACGGGCGCACGGTGAACCTGAACCTGTGGGACACTGCGGGCCAGGAGGAATATGACCGCCTCCGCACCCTTTCCTACCCTCAGACCAACGTCTTTGTCATCTGTTTCTCCATTGCCAGTCCACCCTCCTATGAAAATGTGAGGCACAAGTGGCATCCAGaggtgtgtcaccactgcccggatGTGCCTATCCTCCTGGTGGGCACCAAGAAGGACCTGAGAGCCCAGCCTGATACCTTACGGCGCCTCAAAGAGCAGGGTCAGGCGCCGATCACACCGCAGCAGGGCCAGGCACTGGCCAAGCAGATCCATGCTGTGCGCTACCTCGAGTGCTCGGCGCTGCAACAGGATGGAGTCAAGGAGGTGTTCGCGGAGGCTGTCCGGGCAGTTCTCAACCCAACTCCGATAAAGCGGGGGCGGTCCTGCGTCCTCTTGTGA